Proteins from a genomic interval of Bradyrhizobium sp. CCBAU 53340:
- a CDS encoding acyl-CoA thioesterase domain-containing protein produces MTNMPFFTRDGDTFHPTEVANGPWDPKSLHGRVIVGLLGFAIEERHSGPEFVPARLTADMFRLPTIDKPIQVTTRLVRDGMRIRVVEAELFSGGVSMARASCQLLRRTQNPDGNVWSPPNWDVPKPSDIPKPTDPRLGMNGKWTTRPIVGHMGSLGPRRLWMSEVRELVAGVRMTPFVHVAVGADFASPFANAGDKGLGYINSDVTIYLHRLPVTNWIGFDVVNHQATDGVAIGECWLYDEQGPIGSATVAALAQRKPMTKVPPP; encoded by the coding sequence ATGACAAACATGCCTTTCTTCACCCGCGACGGCGATACATTCCATCCGACGGAAGTGGCCAACGGCCCCTGGGATCCGAAATCGCTGCACGGACGGGTCATTGTCGGTCTGCTCGGCTTCGCCATCGAGGAGCGCCATTCCGGCCCTGAATTCGTGCCGGCTCGGCTGACCGCCGACATGTTCCGGCTGCCGACCATCGACAAGCCGATTCAAGTGACGACGCGGCTGGTGCGCGACGGCATGCGCATCCGCGTGGTGGAGGCGGAGCTCTTCTCCGGCGGCGTCAGCATGGCGCGCGCCTCCTGCCAGCTGCTGCGCCGGACGCAAAATCCTGATGGCAATGTCTGGTCACCGCCGAACTGGGACGTGCCGAAGCCATCGGACATTCCAAAGCCGACCGATCCCCGGCTCGGCATGAACGGCAAATGGACGACGCGCCCCATTGTCGGCCATATGGGCTCGCTCGGGCCACGACGGCTGTGGATGAGCGAGGTCCGCGAGCTCGTTGCGGGCGTGCGGATGACGCCGTTCGTCCATGTTGCCGTGGGCGCCGATTTCGCCAGCCCCTTTGCCAATGCCGGCGACAAGGGGCTTGGCTATATCAACAGCGACGTCACGATCTATCTGCATCGTCTGCCGGTGACGAACTGGATCGGGTTTGACGTGGTGAACCATCAGGCGACCGACGGTGTCGCGATCGGCGAATGCTGGCTCTATGACGAGCAGGGCCCGATCGGCAGCGCGACGGTCGCCGCATTGGCCCAGCGCAAGCCAATGACGAAGGTGCCGCCGCCCTAA
- the infC gene encoding translation initiation factor IF-3: protein MRRPNRAPAPSAKDGPRINDDIRNAQIQLIDQNGDNKGTVETIVAVRMAQEAGMDLVEISPNTSPPVCKIMDYGKYKYSAQKKAAEARKRQKTVEIKEIKLRPMIDDHDYDVKMRAMLRFFEEGDKVKITLRYRGREMAHQEIGTKLLDKIKTDVAELAKVEQDARFEGRQVVMVLAPR, encoded by the coding sequence ATTCGCCGTCCCAATAGAGCCCCGGCCCCTTCCGCAAAAGACGGGCCGCGCATCAATGATGATATTCGCAACGCGCAGATCCAGCTGATCGACCAGAACGGTGACAACAAGGGCACCGTCGAGACGATAGTGGCCGTCCGGATGGCCCAGGAAGCCGGCATGGATCTCGTCGAGATTTCGCCGAATACCAGCCCTCCCGTCTGCAAGATCATGGACTACGGGAAGTATAAGTATTCCGCCCAGAAGAAAGCCGCTGAAGCCCGCAAGCGGCAGAAGACCGTCGAGATCAAGGAGATCAAGCTCCGCCCGATGATCGACGACCATGATTACGACGTGAAGATGCGCGCGATGCTGCGGTTCTTCGAGGAGGGCGACAAGGTCAAGATCACCCTGCGCTATCGCGGCCGCGAAATGGCGCACCAGGAGATCGGCACCAAGCTGCTTGACAAGATCAAGACCGACGTCGCCGAGCTCGCCAAGGTCGAGCAGGACGCCCGGTTCGAAGGTCGTCAGGTCGTCATGGTGCTGGCGCCGCGCTGA
- a CDS encoding sulfite exporter TauE/SafE family protein: MSITDFLSKDVSLSIAMALCAIAFVSGTARGFSGFGSALIFMPLASSVAAPRLVAALLLVIDFVAAAPLLPDAWRKADRKATGVIVLGALVGVPLGTYFRSVLQPVTTRWIISGFVTALLLLLLSGWRYRGKDHLWLSVGIGGLSGFCSGLAQTGGPPIVGYWLGRPIAPIVARANILLFFGASDSFSMVSYATSGLISRESLLLSLIVGPVYAIGVGFGASLFGRASETVFRRICYALIAIAVMTGLPVLDRVLR; this comes from the coding sequence ATGAGTATCACCGACTTCCTCTCGAAGGACGTCAGTCTCTCTATTGCGATGGCGCTCTGCGCCATCGCTTTCGTTTCGGGCACCGCGCGCGGCTTCTCAGGTTTCGGCTCGGCGCTGATCTTCATGCCGCTGGCGAGCAGCGTTGCGGCGCCGCGGCTGGTCGCGGCACTCCTCCTCGTCATCGACTTCGTTGCCGCCGCGCCGCTGCTGCCTGACGCGTGGCGGAAGGCGGATCGCAAGGCCACCGGCGTGATCGTGCTCGGCGCGCTGGTCGGCGTACCCCTCGGAACCTATTTCCGCAGCGTGCTTCAGCCCGTTACCACGCGCTGGATCATCTCCGGTTTCGTCACCGCCCTGCTGCTTCTGCTGCTGTCGGGCTGGCGCTATCGCGGCAAGGACCACCTTTGGCTCTCGGTCGGTATCGGTGGCCTTTCGGGCTTCTGCAGCGGCCTGGCGCAGACCGGCGGGCCGCCGATTGTCGGCTATTGGCTCGGCCGCCCCATCGCACCGATCGTCGCGCGCGCCAATATCCTGCTGTTCTTCGGCGCCTCGGATTCCTTCTCGATGGTCAGCTACGCTACATCAGGCCTGATCTCGCGCGAGTCGCTGCTACTGTCGCTGATCGTTGGTCCCGTTTACGCGATCGGCGTCGGCTTCGGTGCTTCGCTGTTCGGCCGCGCCAGCGAAACGGTGTTTCGCAGAATCTGCTACGCCCTGATCGCGATCGCGGTGATGACGGGGCTGCCGGTGCTGGACAGGGTGTTGCGCTAG
- a CDS encoding nuclear transport factor 2 family protein, translating to MTTTAMLRAFCDAVEQRNGRAFAELFTEDGVYHDVFYGAFEGRTKIAAMIDDWFYRTATDFRWDMHDPVSDGTTLYARYTFSYKSTLPEANGARAMFEGVAIMTLKDGKIAGYHEVANTAPAFVDLKFSAERIAKIAGKQGAELKARPEMKRHLV from the coding sequence ATGACCACCACAGCCATGCTGCGCGCGTTCTGCGATGCCGTCGAGCAGCGCAACGGCCGCGCTTTTGCCGAACTGTTCACCGAGGACGGTGTCTATCACGACGTCTTCTATGGCGCGTTCGAAGGCCGGACAAAAATCGCGGCGATGATCGACGACTGGTTCTATCGCACGGCGACGGATTTCCGTTGGGACATGCATGATCCCGTCTCGGACGGCACCACGCTCTATGCGCGTTACACCTTCAGCTACAAATCAACCCTGCCGGAAGCGAACGGCGCACGGGCGATGTTCGAGGGCGTTGCGATCATGACGCTGAAGGACGGCAAGATCGCTGGATATCACGAGGTCGCCAACACTGCGCCGGCATTCGTCGATCTGAAGTTCTCAGCCGAGCGGATTGCGAAGATCGCCGGCAAGCAGGGTGCGGAGTTGAAGGCGCGACCGGAGATGAAGCGGCATCTGGTGTAG
- the pheS gene encoding phenylalanine--tRNA ligase subunit alpha, translated as MSDLATLEPSILDQIAAAGDEAALEAVRVAALGKKGSISALLATLGKMSPDERKTQGAAINQAKDKITEALAARRDVLKSAALDARLASETVDVTLPLRDAQAEAGRIHPLSQVWDELTTIFADMGFSVAEGPDIETDDYNFTKLNFPEGHPAREMHDTFFFHPKEDGSRMLLRTHTSPVQVRTMLSQKPPIRVICPGRTYRIDSDATHTPQFHQVEGLVIDKHSHLGHLKWILHEFCKAFFEVDHINMRFRPSFFPFTEPSLEVDIQCRRDKGEIRFGEGEDWLEILGCGMVHPNVLRACGIDPDEYQGFAWGMGIDRIAMLKYGIADLRQLFDSDVRWLSHYGFKPLEVPTLAGGLSS; from the coding sequence GTGTCCGACCTCGCAACGCTTGAACCATCCATCCTCGACCAGATCGCCGCCGCCGGCGATGAAGCGGCGCTCGAAGCGGTGCGCGTCGCAGCGCTCGGCAAGAAGGGCTCGATCTCGGCGCTGCTCGCCACGCTCGGCAAGATGTCGCCCGACGAGCGCAAGACGCAAGGCGCGGCGATCAACCAGGCCAAGGACAAGATCACCGAGGCGCTCGCCGCACGGCGCGACGTGCTGAAGTCGGCTGCGCTCGATGCGCGGCTCGCCTCCGAGACCGTCGACGTCACGCTCCCCTTACGCGATGCACAGGCCGAGGCCGGCCGCATCCATCCGCTCAGCCAGGTCTGGGATGAGCTGACCACGATCTTCGCCGACATGGGATTCTCGGTCGCCGAAGGTCCTGACATCGAGACCGACGACTACAACTTCACCAAGCTGAATTTCCCGGAAGGCCATCCGGCGCGCGAGATGCACGACACGTTCTTCTTCCATCCGAAAGAGGACGGCTCGCGCATGCTGCTGCGAACCCACACCTCGCCGGTGCAGGTGCGCACTATGCTGAGCCAGAAGCCGCCGATCCGCGTGATCTGCCCGGGCCGCACCTACCGCATCGATTCGGACGCGACCCACACGCCGCAATTCCACCAGGTCGAAGGCCTCGTCATCGACAAGCATTCGCATCTCGGCCACCTCAAATGGATCCTGCACGAGTTCTGCAAGGCGTTCTTCGAGGTCGACCACATCAACATGCGCTTCCGCCCGTCGTTCTTCCCGTTCACCGAGCCGTCGCTGGAAGTCGACATCCAGTGCCGCCGCGACAAGGGCGAGATCCGCTTCGGCGAGGGCGAGGACTGGCTCGAGATTCTCGGCTGCGGCATGGTGCATCCGAACGTGCTGCGCGCCTGCGGCATCGATCCCGACGAGTACCAGGGCTTTGCCTGGGGCATGGGCATCGACCGCATCGCCATGCTGAAATACGGCATCGCCGATCTGCGCCAGCTGTTCGACAGCGACGTCCGCTGGCTGAGCCATTACGGCTTCAAGCCGCTCGAAGTGCCGACTCTCGCGGGAGGGCTGAGCTCGTGA
- the queG gene encoding tRNA epoxyqueuosine(34) reductase QueG produces MTKSSIVIDELRNALTREARALGFDCIGITEPGTIESAGHHFLEFLASGGHGDMDWLANQPERRVDPRGLWADVRSVIMLGVNYGPDQDPLAILKQRTRAAISVYAQGDDYHDLIKKRLKALARWLVAAAPSEVKVFVDTAAVMEKPLAQAAHLGWQGKHTNLVSREFGSWLFLGAIYTTLDLPRDDAEIDHCGSCQACLDICPTSAFPAPYRLDARRCISYLTIENKGPIPQEFRKAIGNRIYGCDDCLAACPWNKFAQEGREAKLAARNELRAPSLAELSRLDDAAFRALFTKSPVKRIGRDRFLRNVLIAIGNSGDAALAEEARRLLEDASPLVRGAAVWALGQLVSRDEFEAIKSAAASNEHDESVREEWQTVLWPSS; encoded by the coding sequence GTGACTAAGTCCAGCATCGTCATTGATGAGCTTCGGAACGCGCTGACGCGCGAAGCGCGCGCGCTCGGCTTCGACTGTATCGGCATCACCGAGCCCGGCACGATCGAAAGCGCCGGACACCACTTCCTCGAATTCCTCGCCTCCGGCGGCCATGGCGACATGGACTGGCTCGCGAACCAGCCGGAGCGGCGCGTCGATCCGCGCGGACTGTGGGCCGACGTGCGCAGCGTCATCATGCTCGGCGTCAATTACGGTCCCGACCAGGACCCGCTCGCGATCCTCAAGCAGCGCACACGCGCCGCGATCTCGGTCTATGCGCAGGGCGACGACTATCACGACCTCATCAAGAAACGGCTGAAAGCGCTGGCGCGCTGGCTGGTGGCGGCCGCGCCGTCGGAGGTGAAGGTGTTCGTCGACACCGCCGCAGTGATGGAGAAGCCGCTCGCGCAGGCCGCGCATCTGGGCTGGCAGGGCAAGCACACCAATCTGGTCTCGCGCGAATTCGGCTCATGGCTGTTTCTCGGGGCGATCTACACCACGCTCGATCTGCCGCGCGATGATGCCGAGATCGATCATTGCGGCTCGTGCCAGGCGTGCCTGGACATTTGCCCGACCTCGGCGTTTCCCGCACCCTACAGGCTCGATGCGCGACGCTGCATCTCCTATCTCACCATCGAGAACAAGGGGCCGATCCCGCAAGAGTTTCGCAAAGCCATCGGCAACCGCATCTATGGCTGCGACGATTGTCTCGCGGCCTGCCCCTGGAACAAGTTCGCGCAAGAGGGACGCGAGGCCAAGCTCGCCGCGCGTAATGAATTGCGTGCGCCGAGCCTTGCCGAGCTTTCACGGCTCGATGACGCCGCGTTTCGCGCACTGTTCACGAAGTCGCCGGTGAAGCGGATCGGCCGTGACCGGTTCTTGCGCAATGTGCTGATCGCGATCGGCAATTCAGGTGATGCGGCGCTGGCAGAGGAGGCGCGGCGATTGCTTGAGGACGCAAGCCCGCTGGTGCGTGGAGCCGCGGTGTGGGCGCTGGGGCAGTTGGTGTCGCGGGATGAGTTCGAGGCGATCAAGTCCGCCGCGGCGAGCAACGAGCACGACGAGAGCGTGCGCGAGGAGTGGCAAACCGTTCTGTGGCCCTCATCCTGA
- a CDS encoding endonuclease domain-containing protein yields the protein MPHAVVSERQRSRAKQLRRTMTRAETQLWRYLKANRMDGVGIRRQTPIGNYVADFVCFASKLIIEIDGESHDFEERQKADQRRDAFFAAEGFQVLRFTNEQVMSNLEGVVEAVRQAASAAARGSPPSLTLPHKGGGNTNTDQSNSTDKSRGTQP from the coding sequence ATGCCGCACGCAGTTGTGAGCGAGCGTCAGCGCAGCCGGGCGAAGCAACTTCGCCGGACGATGACGCGTGCTGAGACACAGCTGTGGCGCTACCTGAAAGCCAATCGCATGGATGGCGTGGGCATTCGCCGTCAAACGCCGATCGGAAACTACGTCGCCGATTTTGTATGCTTCGCCTCGAAGCTGATCATCGAGATCGATGGCGAGTCACACGACTTTGAAGAGCGGCAAAAGGCCGATCAGCGTCGCGACGCGTTCTTCGCCGCTGAGGGCTTTCAAGTTCTGCGCTTCACCAATGAGCAGGTGATGTCGAATCTAGAGGGAGTTGTTGAGGCAGTCCGCCAAGCGGCTTCTGCCGCCGCCCGCGGCTCACCCCCCTCCCTGACCCTCCCCCACAAGGGGGGAGGGAACACTAACACCGATCAAAGCAATTCAACCGACAAGAGCCGAGGCACACAGCCATGA
- a CDS encoding carboxylesterase — protein sequence MTSAIPDAVLDFIDVGEGPSARTIAVRHRAGQGPDHQGPGLVWLGGFKSDMQGGKAVALDGWAAEHGRAVVRFDYSGHGESSGDFADGTIGSWLEDSVAVFERFCTGPQILIGSSMGGWMALLLAREIRKRSGKASLAGLVLIAPAPDFTEELMWKNFSPEVKKDIETKGFWLRPSEYGDGTPYPITRRLIEEGRNHLVLGSAIDLGCPVRILQGAQDLDVPWQHAFALTHRLPADDVVLTLIQDGDHRLSRPQDIARILAAVAEIG from the coding sequence ATGACCTCAGCAATTCCCGATGCCGTGCTCGACTTCATCGATGTTGGCGAGGGTCCGTCGGCGCGCACGATCGCGGTGCGCCACCGTGCCGGGCAAGGGCCTGATCATCAAGGGCCTGGTCTCGTCTGGCTCGGCGGCTTCAAGTCGGACATGCAGGGCGGCAAGGCGGTGGCGCTCGACGGCTGGGCCGCAGAACATGGCCGTGCCGTGGTCCGGTTCGATTATTCCGGCCATGGTGAATCCAGCGGCGATTTCGCCGACGGAACCATCGGCAGCTGGCTCGAGGACAGCGTCGCGGTGTTCGAGCGCTTCTGCACCGGTCCGCAAATCCTGATCGGCTCCTCCATGGGCGGCTGGATGGCGCTGCTGCTCGCGCGCGAGATCAGGAAGCGTTCCGGTAAGGCCTCACTGGCGGGCCTCGTGCTGATCGCGCCGGCGCCCGACTTCACCGAAGAGCTGATGTGGAAGAATTTTTCGCCCGAGGTGAAGAAAGACATCGAGACCAAGGGTTTTTGGCTCAGGCCATCCGAATATGGCGACGGCACGCCCTATCCGATCACGCGCAGGCTGATCGAGGAGGGACGCAACCATCTCGTGCTCGGCAGCGCCATCGATCTCGGCTGTCCCGTCCGCATCCTGCAAGGCGCCCAGGACCTGGATGTGCCGTGGCAGCACGCGTTTGCACTGACGCATCGGCTGCCGGCCGACGACGTCGTGCTCACCCTGATCCAGGACGGCGACCACCGCCTCTCCCGCCCGCAGGATATCGCGCGTATTCTTGCCGCCGTGGCGGAGATCGGGTGA
- the rpmI gene encoding 50S ribosomal protein L35 → MPKLKTKSGAKKRFKVTATGKVMFAHRGKRHGMIKRTKKQIRQLRGTSVLFKTDGDNVKKYFLPNA, encoded by the coding sequence ATGCCCAAGCTGAAGACCAAATCGGGCGCTAAAAAGCGCTTCAAGGTGACTGCCACCGGCAAAGTGATGTTCGCCCATCGCGGCAAGCGTCACGGCATGATCAAGCGGACGAAGAAGCAGATCCGTCAGCTGCGCGGCACCTCGGTGCTGTTCAAGACCGACGGCGACAACGTCAAGAAGTACTTCTTGCCGAACGCCTGA
- the pheT gene encoding phenylalanine--tRNA ligase subunit beta produces the protein MKFTLSWLKDHLDTDEPLEKLADKLTMIGLEVENIEDKAKALKAFTIAKVISAEQHPNADRLRVCMVDTGDGGAPVQVVCGAPNARAGLVSVFSPPGTYIPGKDITLGVGTIRGVESRGMLCSAAELQISNDHDGIMELPADAPIGAGYAEWAALGDPVIEINLTPNRQDCTGVHGIARDLAAADMGKFRDPGIKQIKGEFPCPVKVTVEDANLCPGFALRLVRGVKNGPSPEWLQKRLAAIGLRPINALVDITNFMTYDRARPLHVFDAKKVKGNLVVRRGRDGETLLALDGRTYNLDASICVIADEHGVESLAGIMGGEASGCDENTTDVLIESALWNEINIAQTGRKLGINSDARYRFERGVDPAFMVPGLELATKLVMEICGGTPSENVVVGKAFGDDRIIEFPVTEVKRLSGIEVPMPEMKRILSHLGFMMAGAGPVVKVAVPSWRIDVHGKADIVEEVVRIYGVDKVPMTPFERGEDARKSVLTPLQLRTRRARRALASRGMVEAVTWSFITKPAAQLFGGGQRELEVANPIAADLSDMRPTLLAGLVAAAQANADRGYGDVALFEVGQVFKGDRPQDQFMAASGLRRGLASSEGLGRHWTGSAQADVFDAKADALAVLAAAGAPMQALQIVAGGPAWLHPGRSGTIQIGPQNVLGYFGEMHPRALEALGADGPLVVFEVTLDRIPEAKKKPTRAKPLIELSAFQPVSRDFAFIVDRTVKAGDIVRAAQGVDKKLITGVNVFDVYEGRGIDDGKKSVGIAVTIQPREKTLTDQEIEAVAAKIVAEVTKKTGGTLRA, from the coding sequence ATGAAATTCACCCTCTCCTGGCTGAAGGATCATCTCGACACCGACGAGCCGCTCGAAAAGCTCGCCGACAAGCTCACCATGATCGGGCTCGAGGTCGAGAACATCGAGGACAAGGCGAAGGCGCTCAAGGCTTTCACCATCGCGAAGGTGATTTCGGCCGAGCAGCATCCGAACGCCGATCGCCTGCGCGTCTGCATGGTCGACACCGGTGACGGCGGTGCGCCGGTGCAGGTGGTGTGCGGGGCGCCGAACGCGCGCGCCGGGCTCGTCAGCGTGTTCTCTCCGCCCGGCACCTACATTCCCGGCAAGGACATCACGCTCGGCGTCGGCACCATCCGCGGCGTCGAGAGCCGCGGCATGCTGTGCTCGGCGGCCGAGCTGCAGATCTCCAACGACCATGACGGCATCATGGAATTGCCGGCGGATGCACCAATCGGCGCCGGATACGCCGAATGGGCCGCGCTCGGCGATCCCGTGATCGAGATCAATCTGACGCCGAACCGGCAGGATTGCACCGGCGTGCACGGCATCGCGCGCGATCTCGCGGCCGCCGACATGGGCAAATTTAGGGATCCCGGGATCAAGCAGATCAAGGGAGAATTCCCTTGCCCGGTGAAGGTCACGGTCGAGGACGCCAATCTGTGCCCCGGCTTTGCGCTGCGCCTCGTGCGCGGGGTCAAGAACGGCCCCTCGCCGGAATGGCTGCAGAAGCGGCTGGCCGCGATCGGACTGCGGCCCATCAACGCGCTGGTCGACATCACCAACTTCATGACCTACGACCGCGCGCGCCCGCTGCACGTGTTCGACGCCAAGAAGGTGAAGGGCAATCTCGTCGTGCGCCGAGGCCGCGACGGCGAGACGCTGCTCGCGCTCGACGGCCGTACCTACAATCTCGATGCTTCGATCTGCGTCATCGCCGATGAGCACGGCGTCGAATCGCTCGCCGGCATCATGGGCGGCGAGGCCTCCGGCTGCGACGAGAACACCACCGATGTGCTGATCGAATCGGCGCTGTGGAACGAGATCAACATCGCCCAGACCGGCCGCAAGCTCGGCATCAATTCGGACGCACGCTACCGCTTCGAACGCGGCGTCGATCCCGCCTTCATGGTGCCGGGGCTGGAGCTCGCGACCAAGCTGGTGATGGAGATATGCGGCGGCACGCCGTCCGAGAACGTGGTGGTCGGCAAGGCCTTCGGCGACGACCGCATCATCGAATTCCCTGTGACCGAGGTGAAGCGTCTGTCCGGCATCGAGGTGCCGATGCCGGAGATGAAGCGCATCCTGAGCCATCTCGGCTTCATGATGGCGGGTGCAGGCCCGGTGGTGAAGGTTGCGGTGCCGTCGTGGCGCATCGATGTGCACGGCAAGGCCGACATCGTCGAGGAGGTCGTCCGCATCTACGGCGTCGACAAGGTGCCGATGACGCCGTTCGAGCGCGGCGAGGACGCGCGCAAATCGGTGCTGACGCCGCTGCAGCTTCGTACCCGCCGTGCGCGGCGCGCTCTGGCGAGCCGCGGCATGGTCGAAGCCGTGACGTGGTCGTTCATCACCAAGCCTGCGGCGCAATTGTTCGGCGGCGGACAGCGCGAGCTCGAAGTGGCCAATCCGATCGCCGCCGATCTCTCCGACATGCGGCCGACGCTGCTGGCGGGCCTGGTCGCGGCCGCGCAGGCCAATGCCGATCGCGGCTATGGCGATGTTGCCCTGTTCGAGGTCGGGCAAGTCTTCAAGGGCGATCGCCCGCAGGATCAGTTCATGGCCGCGAGCGGCTTGCGCCGCGGACTTGCATCCTCGGAAGGTCTCGGCCGGCACTGGACGGGCTCGGCGCAGGCTGACGTGTTCGATGCCAAGGCTGATGCACTGGCCGTGCTGGCTGCAGCCGGCGCACCGATGCAGGCGCTTCAAATCGTCGCCGGCGGTCCTGCATGGCTGCATCCGGGCCGCTCCGGCACGATCCAGATCGGGCCGCAGAACGTGCTCGGATACTTCGGCGAGATGCATCCGCGCGCGCTGGAGGCGCTCGGCGCCGACGGCCCGCTCGTGGTGTTCGAGGTGACGCTCGACCGCATTCCAGAAGCCAAGAAGAAGCCGACCCGCGCCAAGCCGCTGATCGAGCTGTCGGCGTTCCAGCCTGTCTCGCGCGACTTCGCCTTCATCGTCGACCGCACCGTCAAGGCCGGCGACATCGTCCGCGCCGCGCAAGGCGTCGACAAGAAGCTGATCACCGGCGTCAACGTCTTCGACGTCTATGAAGGCAGGGGCATCGACGACGGCAAGAAGTCTGTTGGCATCGCAGTGACGATCCAGCCGCGCGAGAAGACGCTGACCGACCAGGAGATCGAAGCCGTGGCCGCGAAGATCGTGGCGGAGGTCACGAAGAAGACCGGCGGCACCTTGAGGGCGTGA
- the rplT gene encoding 50S ribosomal protein L20: protein MSRVKRGVTAHAKHKKVYKAAKGFYGRRKNTIRAAKPAVEKAQQYAFRDRKRKKRTFRALWIQRLNAAVRPFGLTYSRFIDGLAKSGITVDRKVLSDLAIHEPASFQAIAEKAKAALAA from the coding sequence ATGTCTCGCGTCAAACGCGGTGTGACCGCCCACGCCAAGCATAAGAAAGTCTACAAGGCCGCCAAGGGCTTCTACGGCCGCCGCAAGAACACCATCCGCGCCGCCAAGCCGGCCGTGGAGAAGGCCCAGCAATACGCCTTCCGTGACCGCAAGCGTAAGAAGCGCACCTTCCGCGCGCTCTGGATCCAGCGTCTCAACGCGGCGGTCCGTCCGTTCGGCTTGACCTACAGCCGATTTATCGACGGTCTCGCCAAGTCGGGCATCACCGTGGACCGCAAGGTGCTGTCGGATCTCGCGATCCACGAGCCCGCGTCGTTCCAGGCGATCGCCGAGAAGGCCAAAGCCGCGCTCGCGGCCTGA
- a CDS encoding glutathione S-transferase family protein yields MFTLFHHPFCPHSRFIRLIAGEYGLELKLVEERSWERREAFLLLNAAGTTPVLVDDEQPPIPGGAIIAEYIDEAYGAEMGPKRLMPETIAERVEVRRLMGWFNEKFFEEVSHPLVTERIYKRFMSEDNGGGPPSPDVMRAAKANVRYHLAYIGWLAQTRNFLAGDRLTYADLAAAAHLSAIDYLGDVPWSEDDAAKAWYARVKSRPSFRPLLSEWLAGVPASRTYVDLDF; encoded by the coding sequence ATGTTTACGCTGTTTCATCATCCGTTCTGTCCGCATTCGCGCTTCATTCGTCTGATCGCGGGCGAATACGGGCTCGAACTGAAGCTGGTCGAGGAACGCAGCTGGGAACGACGCGAGGCATTTCTGCTGCTCAACGCCGCCGGCACGACGCCTGTTCTGGTGGACGACGAACAGCCGCCAATCCCGGGCGGGGCCATCATCGCCGAATATATCGATGAGGCCTACGGCGCCGAGATGGGCCCCAAGCGCCTGATGCCGGAGACAATCGCCGAGCGCGTCGAGGTGCGCCGGCTGATGGGCTGGTTCAACGAAAAGTTCTTCGAGGAGGTCTCGCACCCGCTCGTCACCGAGCGCATCTACAAGCGCTTCATGAGCGAGGACAATGGCGGCGGACCGCCCTCGCCCGACGTGATGCGCGCCGCCAAGGCCAACGTGCGCTATCATCTCGCCTATATCGGCTGGCTGGCGCAGACACGCAATTTCCTCGCCGGCGACCGGCTCACCTACGCGGATCTCGCCGCCGCGGCGCATCTGTCGGCGATCGACTATCTGGGCGACGTGCCATGGAGCGAGGACGACGCGGCAAAGGCGTGGTACGCGCGGGTGAAATCCCGCCCGTCGTTCCGTCCGCTGCTGAGCGAATGGCTGGCGGGCGTGCCGGCGTCGCGGACCTACGTGGACCTGGATTTCTAG